One Malus sylvestris chromosome 14, drMalSylv7.2, whole genome shotgun sequence DNA segment encodes these proteins:
- the LOC126598481 gene encoding transcription termination factor MTEF1, chloroplastic-like, whose product MQEVHFLSTAIAATKQPLFSSIPNPIPVPKPQSPSSSHHDSSHSFPPPKKTLHCPILSATKTTVSLPLHSLKPPTTPNPHSDFQEKVLYLDSIGLDFFSLINHHPPILSSPLSHIKSTVHFLLTSIGFTSPEFRRLIGMCPEILSSRVAEIVPILTFLLREAHVNGSDLRRVINRRPRLLACSVKTRLRPTLYFLQSIGISQVNKHTSLLSCSVEDKLLPRIDYLEKIGFSRRDALSMFRRFPQLFCYSIEQNFEPKFNYFVVEMGRGMKELREFPHYFSFSLENRIRPRHQRCVEKGVCFPLPVLLKTSEAKFRDRLEFCCNSSIPLTTSPLWCTNSVSDDLEN is encoded by the coding sequence ATGCAAGAAGTCCACTTCCTCTCCACCGCCATCGCCGCCACCAAACAGCCCCTTTTCTCCTCCATTCCCAATCCCATTCCCGTTCCCAAACCCCAATCCCCCTCCTCCTCTCACCATGACTCTTCCCACTCCTTTCCGCCGCCGAAGAAAACCCTCCACTGCCCAATCCTCTCCGCCACCAAAACCACCGTCTCCCTCCCCCTCCACTCCCTCAAACCCCCAACCACCCCCAACCCCCACTCCGACTTCCAAGAAAAAGTCCTCTACCTCGACTCCATCGGCCTCGACTTCTTCTCCCTAATCAACCACCACCCTCCCATCCTCTCCTCCCCTCTCTCCCACATCAAATCCACCGTCCACTTCCTCCTCACCTCCATCGGCTTCACCTCCCCGGAGTTCCGCCGCCTCATCGGCATGTGCCCCGAAATCCTCTCCTCCCGCGTCGCCGAAATCGTCCCAATCCTCACCTTCCTCCTCCGCGAAGCCCACGTCAACGGCTCCGATCTCCGCCGCGTCATCAACCGCCGCCCCAGACTCCTCGCCTGCAGCGTCAAAACCCGCCTCCGCCCCACCCTCTACTTCCTCCAGAGCATCGGCATTTCCCAAGTCAACAAACACACCTCCCTCCTCTCCTGCAGCGTTGAAGACAAGCTCCTGCCCCGAATCGACTACCTTGAAAAAATCGGCTTCTCCCGCCGCGACGCCCTGTCGATGTTCCGGCGGTTCCCGCAGCTGTTCTGCTACAGCATCGAGCAAAACTTCGAGCCGAAATTCAATTACTTCGTGGTGGAGATGGGGAGGGGGATGAAGGAGCTGAGGGAGTTTCCGCACTACTTCTCGTTCAGCTTGGAGAATCGGATTCGGCCGCGGCACCAGCGGTGCGTGGAGAAAGGGGTTTGCTTTCCGCTGCCGGTGTTGTTAAAGACGAGCGAGGCAAAGTTTCGCGATAGGTTGGAGTTTTGTTGTAATTCTTCTATTCCTTTGACAACTTCTCCTTTGTGGTGTACAAATTCGGTTTCCGATGAtttagaaaattga